Within the Ensifer canadensis genome, the region TCAAGCGTGAAGCTGATGTCCTGGCCGACAAGGCGGCTGCCGTAGCCAAAGGCGATCTGGTCGACCTCGAGCCTCATTGCCAGCCCTTTCGCCCTGATGCGAGCAGCCAGAGAAAGAACGGCGCGCCGACGGTCGCCGTCAGGATGCCGAGCGGTACCTCGATCATCGCAATGCTGCGCGCCAGCATATCGGCGACGAGCAGATAGGCGGCGCCGAGCGCCATCGACACCGGCAGCAACCGGACGAAATCCGGTCCGACGAGGAGGCGCGCCACATGCGGGATGACAAGCCCAATCCAGCCGATGATGCCGGTGACCGAGACGGAAGCCGAGGTGATCAGCGTTGCCGCCAGCACCAGCACGACGCGCAGCCGGCCGGTGTCGATGCCGAGCGCACGCGCTTCTTCCTCGCCAAGCGTCATGACGTTCATGCGCCAGCGCAGGAGAAAGAGCGGGATGATGCCGACGACAAGCGCGGGAAGAATGGAGACGACGTCGCCTGATGTCACCGAGGCTAGGCTGCCGAGCAGCCAATAGGTGATCGCCGGCAACTGATCATAGGGATCGGCAAGGATCTTGATCAGCGAGATGCCGGCACCCACGTGCGCACCGACCGCGATGCCTGCCAGAACGAGAACGAGCACCGGATCCCGGTTGCGGATCACTGTTGCAACCGCATAGACAGACAGCACGGCGATCAGCCCGCCGACAAAACTCATCAGCTGGATGACGCCGACCGGCAACGACAGGAAGATGCCGACAACGGCGCCGAAGCTGGCGCCGGCGGAAACCCCGAGAATATCGGGCGAAACCAGCGGGTTGCGGAACAGGCCTTGGTAGGTGGCGCCGGCTGCCGCAAGCGCCGCGCCGACGGCAAGACCGGCCAGCACACGCGGCAAGCGGATGTTCCAGAAGACCGTGGCCACCGTCTCATCACTGGGGGTACCGCCGACCATTGCCCAGATTTGACCGATCAGATCGGACAGGCCCGCGTCGAATTTGCCGACAGTCATCGACAGGGCGGAAAGCGACAGGAGGCCTGCGATCGCAACCAGCGACCGTGCACCGACCCACCCTCGCCTCAGAACGATCTGCTTTGTCATTGCGTTTCCGGCAGGGCACCTTTGACAAGCCTCGTGAGCTGCGCGTCATCAAGATCCACTTGGTAGAAGAGTTTGTAGAATTCCCGCGTCTCGGCTTTCAGGTCACCCTCGTAGAAGCCGCCATAAAGCAGTGCCTCAAGCCAGCGGACCCCGATCAGGCGGTTGATGCCGGGCGGCGAATCGAACCAGCCGAATGGCATCGACGGCGCGATGAACACCTGTCCCTTCTCGACCGCCTGCACCCTGCTCCACGCCGGATCTGTCGCGACCGCTGAGGCGAACTTCGGGCTCGCGGCGATGATCATCTCCGGGTTCCAGGCGAGCAGCTGCTCCGGCGAAACCTGAGTGAGACTGCTCTTGCCGGCAACGGCCGCGACATTGACTGCACCTGCGGCTTCGAGGATCTCAAGATTGATCGAGCCTGCCAGGCCCGTCTCCAGACCATCGGGGCCACGTCCGTAATAGACCCTGGGCCGCTCGTCGGCCGGTACTGCCGCTATCGTCTCGCCGAGTTCCTTCAGCGTTTCGTCGGCATAGTCGGCAAGTTTGCCGGCACGCTCTTCGGCTCCGAGCATCGCGCCGAGGCTGCGCAAGGTCTCGGCACTTTTGCCGAACGAACCGTCGATCAGCACATAGGGAATGCCGGTCTGGCTCTGCACCTTGTCGGCAAGCGAGGCATAGGTCGCGTCCACCGTGCCGACATCGATGATGACGTCAGGCTTGGCCGCAAGCACCGCCTCGATATTCGCCGTCCCGCCCTTGCCGGTCAGGCGGCCATAGGTCGGTAAACCGCGTACGGCCTCCATTAGGTAGGGCTTTTCGTCTTCCTTCGGCTCGCGCACCCAGCCGGCCAGCTTCTCCGGCGCGATGGCATAGACCAGCACCGAGGCCGGCGGACCGGCCGCCAGCACCTTGCCAATATGGTCGGGAAGCTCGACCGTGCGACCGGCCGCATCCGTGAAGGGTTTCGCCTGAACCGCAAGCGGCATCAGGGTAAGAAGGGCGCCGAAGGCACCGGCGATAGATCTGATCATGGTGAAGCCTCGGGATGGAGGTGCGGACGATGGTTCGGCGCGACTATGGCACAGCGTTATATCCGTTGGAATATCTCGATTGATAACCCGTCTCCAGCGCTAAGGTCTTTGCATTGCTTGAGAACCTTGACTAGGCGGCCCGATCGGGCGATATCGGACCCATGTGCGAACATGACGTCCATATCGTTGCGCGTTCGGCCGGCATCCCAATAGGCGGGATGCAGGGTGATAAAGCACGCTAACGAAAGAGCGTTCGCGCACCTGCAGCCTCGCCGGAAACGGACGGGGTTCTTCTTTTGACGGGTGCGCCGTCCATCGGCATTTTTGATGGAGAATGAAATGGCACAGAACATCTACGACAAACCGGAATTTTTCGAAGGCTACAGCCAGCTCGGACGATCGGTCCATGGCCTCGACGGCGCCGCCGAATGGCCGGCAATCCGCGCCGCCTTGCCGGATTTGCAGGGCAAGCGCGTGGTCGATCTCGGCTGCGGCTTCGGCTGGTTCTCGCGTTTCGCGCGCGAGCAGGGTGCGGCCCGCGTGCTCGGGCTCGACCTGTCGGAAAACATGATCGCCCGCGCCCGGCGCGACACGCCCGATCCGGCGATCGAATACGGCATCGCCGATCTCGATCATCTTGCGCTCGAAACCGGCACCTTTGACGTCGCCTACAGCTCGCTCGCGTTTCACTATGTCGAGAATTTCGACCGCCTGGTCCAGGCAATCTACGATGCGCTGGTGCCGGGCGCGCACCTGGTGTTCACCATCGAGCACCCGATCTACATGGCCTCGCTGAACCCTGGCTGGCAGGTCGGGGAAAACGGGCAGAAGCGCTGGCCGGTCGATCACTATTCCATCGAGGGCCAGCGCACGACGGATTGGCTGGCCAAGGGCGTGGTCAAGTACCACCGCACGATCGGCACCACGCTCAACGCCTTGATGCGCGGCGGTTTCGCCATCCGTCACGTCGAGGAGTGGCGCCCGACGCCGGCGCAGATCGACGCCAATCCGGATCTCGCCGAAGAGATGGAACGGCCGATGATTTTGATCGTCGACGCCCAGCGGTAGGGCAGACAGAAGCCCGGGCCGGAACCGCACCCGGGCTTTGCCCATGCCGTCCAGTACTTTCATCCGAGGCGACCGTTTTCGGATTGACCCGGTCGTGCGATCACGCAAACGACGTCGCTGCGGTCGACCCGATGGGTCCTGACGTTTGCCACGCTCCATCGGCTATCGGCAAGGCGGGCTTCGATCCGGCTGGAAATGTCTTCGGCACTGCCCGACGGCTCGTCGTCAAAGATCAGCAACCGCCCGTCCGGCTTGAGAACCTGCGCAAGTACCGCCAGTTCGCGCGATGGATCGCCCCTTGCAAAGACACAGACACGGATGGCGAAAGCAGCATCGAAACGCGCGTCGCCAAAATCCGCTCGCGCCAGCTCAATAGCCTCAAAGTCTGCCCTGCCGGCCGCGACATAGCTGGCGTTTCGTTGTTTCGCCGCCGCGATCATCTTCGCAGAGCGATCGATCGCAACGATCCGCCCATCGGCCAGTTTCTCGCAAACGCCCGTAACTGCGACACCGTGACCGCAGCCGATCTCAAGCAGCCAGTCCGATGGTTGCGGTGCGATCATTTCTACTGCCCAACCGATTCTGCCTTCCGCGTGCATGTCCCCTCCTCACGCAAGCCCGCCGTCGAGTGCGGGACGATACCATGATCGGCTTGATGGTCGTCCGGGACTTTCCGATATCAAAATAAAACCACTTGCAATATAAAATCAGTTTTGCGATGATCCGCTCATCAACGAACCGTGCCGCAAATAGCGGCAAGGGAGAATGGGAGGAACGACTATGCGCAAGGTCATCATGTGGGACATGGTCAGTGTCGACGGCTTCTTCGAAGCACCAGGCCATGACATCAGCTGGTTCGTCTTCGAGGACGAACTCGCAGCCTATATCGGCGAGACCCAGCTTGAGGCCGATACGCTGCTCTTCGGCCGGGTGACCTATGAGATGATGGCGTCTTACTGGCCCGAAGCCGAAGGCGATATCGCCACCTTCATAAACGGCGTCGAGAAATACGTCTTCTCCCGCTCCCTCAAAAGCACCGACTGGCACAACACCACGCTCGTTACCGGCGACGCGGTCGCCGAAGTCGAACACCTGAAGGCGCTTGGGGGTGGTACCATCTTCATTTTCGGCAGCGCCGATTTTGCCGCAGGCCTGGTGGAAAAGGGCCTTGTCGACGAATACCGGCTTGGCATCAATCCGGTACTGCTCGGCGGCGGCGTGCCTCTGTTCAAATCGTTGCCGACGCGCACCACCCTCAAGCTCACCCACACGCGACCGCTCAAGTCCGGCGTCGTCATCCTGCATTACCAGCCGCAGCCGGATGTCTGATCGGGGCGCTCGCCCCGCGGCCGCTCCCAATGCGCTGTTGCGGCCAGGGTCCGCCTCTTGACATCCCTGCCCGATCGTCCGACTTCATCAGGCAGAATGAAGGAGACGGCAGCATGAGCGAGACAGCGCGCACGACGATCGACCAGAGCGAAGTAGACCGCTTTTCGGCCATGGCCGCCGAGTGGTGGGATCCGACGGGAAAGTTCCGGCCGCTGCACAAGTTCAATCCGGTGCGCCTTGCCTATATCCGCGACAGGGTTGCCGAGCATTTCGGCCGCGATCCGAAGAGCCCGCAGCCGCTGAAGGGCCTGCGCCTGCTCGATATCGGTTGCGGTGGCGGGCTGCTGTCGGAGCCGATGGCCCGCATGGGCGCTGACGTCGTCGGCGCGGACGCTTCGGAAAAGAATATCGGCATTGCCAAGACCCATGCGGCCGGCAGCGGCGTTAACGTCGATTATCGGGCCGTGACGGCCGAAGCCCTCACGGAAGCGGGCGAAAGCTTCGACATCGTTCTCAACATGGAAGTGGTCGAGCACGTCGCCGATGTCGATTTCTTCATGACCACCTGCGCCCATATGGTTCGCCCCGGCGGCCTGATGTTCGTCGCCACCATCAACCGCACGATGAAGGCGGCGGCATTGGCCATCTTCGCCGCCGAAAACGTTCTGCGCTGGCTGCCGCGCGGCACGCATCAATATGAAAAGCTCGTGCGCCCCGAGGAATTGGAAAAACCGCTGGTGGCAAGCGGCCTGGAACTGACCGAACGCACCGGCGTATTCTTCAATCCGCTGTCCAACCAGTGGAACCTGTCGAAGGACATGGACGTCAATTACATGATTGTCGCCAAGCGCCCGCTCTAACGCAGCCGGCCCTTCGCATCCGCATCAAATCCTATGCAAAGCCCTCCGCCGACGCCGTTCGCCGGGGGGCTTTGCTTTTAGCGCTACTGCATAGTTCCTTAAATCGGATCCGATTTTAAGGACAAAATTATGCAGCAAGTTTAAAACGCTACAGCGTCCTTTGTGCGTCATATTTGACGCACGGCGCTGTAGCGCCTCAAGCCACCTTCGGCCGCGCCTGCCACTCATGCTGAAGCAGCGCGTAGATGAACTCGTCCCCCCATTGGCCGTTGAACAGGTCGTTCTGGATCAGATGCGCCTCACGGCGCATGCCGAGCCGCTCGACGACCCCGACGGAACCGGCGTTGAGCGGGTCGAGACGGGCAAAGATCCGGTGGAAGTTCAATTGGAAGAAACCCAGGTCGAGCACTGCCCGCATCGCTTCGGTGGCATAGCCCTTGCCCGAAAATGCCGGATTGAAGATGTAGCCGGCTTCAGCCTGCCGCGCCGCCTTGCTGGCGAGCTTCAACAGCACCTCGCCGACAAGCGCGCCATCCTGCCTCCGTTCGACCGCAAAAACCGCGACATCGCCATCCGCATCGAGACGCGGGTCGCTCGCCTTGGCGAATTTTGCGCGCGCGCCGTCCTCGTCAAGCGGATTGGCATAGAGATAGCGGTAAACCTCCGGCAGCCGGTGATAGGCATGGAACCCGTCGAAATCCTCAGGCGCAAAATGCCTGATCGTCAGGCGGTCGGTGGAAATGCGAAGGTCGGAAAGATCCATAGCGCTCAAAATCCCGGATTACAAAGATCCGGAAATGGGAACCAACGATCTGTTTTTAAAGGGTGTTTGCTAGATTTCGCCTGAGAGCGCTGAAAGTCGGTGGCGCGAGCAGGCATTGCGCTCTGCAGGTCAGTTGACCTCGTCGGGCAACACCGGCAGTGGCGCGATCGCGATGCCCTCTTCGAGAAGCGCGACAGCCTCTTCCACGGTCGCCTTGCCGATCAGGCCGCGTCCATCCGTCTCGCCATAGTGGATCTTGCGGGCCTCTTCGGGAAAGCGGTCACCGACATCCTCGGCATTGTCGCGCACCGCCTTGACGAGTTCGCGGATTTTCGCGACGGTTTCCTTCTGCGCCTGGTCCATGACCAATGCCCGCGTCGCTTCCTTCTTGCGGGCGGTCGCGACCGACGGTGCCATCAGTTGCTTGGCAACCGACGTGGAATTGCAGGTGGGACAGGAGACGAGCTTGCGCTCCATCTGGCGGTCGAAATCGTCACTCGACGAGAACCAGCCCTCGAAAGCGTGGCCCTGATCGCAGGAAAGCGTGTAGCGAATCAAGCGGCAACGCCTCCTTTT harbors:
- a CDS encoding FecCD family ABC transporter permease, which produces MTKQIVLRRGWVGARSLVAIAGLLSLSALSMTVGKFDAGLSDLIGQIWAMVGGTPSDETVATVFWNIRLPRVLAGLAVGAALAAAGATYQGLFRNPLVSPDILGVSAGASFGAVVGIFLSLPVGVIQLMSFVGGLIAVLSVYAVATVIRNRDPVLVLVLAGIAVGAHVGAGISLIKILADPYDQLPAITYWLLGSLASVTSGDVVSILPALVVGIIPLFLLRWRMNVMTLGEEEARALGIDTGRLRVVLVLAATLITSASVSVTGIIGWIGLVIPHVARLLVGPDFVRLLPVSMALGAAYLLVADMLARSIAMIEVPLGILTATVGAPFFLWLLASGRKGWQ
- a CDS encoding iron ABC transporter substrate-binding protein; the protein is MIRSIAGAFGALLTLMPLAVQAKPFTDAAGRTVELPDHIGKVLAAGPPASVLVYAIAPEKLAGWVREPKEDEKPYLMEAVRGLPTYGRLTGKGGTANIEAVLAAKPDVIIDVGTVDATYASLADKVQSQTGIPYVLIDGSFGKSAETLRSLGAMLGAEERAGKLADYADETLKELGETIAAVPADERPRVYYGRGPDGLETGLAGSINLEILEAAGAVNVAAVAGKSSLTQVSPEQLLAWNPEMIIAASPKFASAVATDPAWSRVQAVEKGQVFIAPSMPFGWFDSPPGINRLIGVRWLEALLYGGFYEGDLKAETREFYKLFYQVDLDDAQLTRLVKGALPETQ
- a CDS encoding class I SAM-dependent methyltransferase codes for the protein MAQNIYDKPEFFEGYSQLGRSVHGLDGAAEWPAIRAALPDLQGKRVVDLGCGFGWFSRFAREQGAARVLGLDLSENMIARARRDTPDPAIEYGIADLDHLALETGTFDVAYSSLAFHYVENFDRLVQAIYDALVPGAHLVFTIEHPIYMASLNPGWQVGENGQKRWPVDHYSIEGQRTTDWLAKGVVKYHRTIGTTLNALMRGGFAIRHVEEWRPTPAQIDANPDLAEEMERPMILIVDAQR
- a CDS encoding methyltransferase translates to MIAPQPSDWLLEIGCGHGVAVTGVCEKLADGRIVAIDRSAKMIAAAKQRNASYVAAGRADFEAIELARADFGDARFDAAFAIRVCVFARGDPSRELAVLAQVLKPDGRLLIFDDEPSGSAEDISSRIEARLADSRWSVANVRTHRVDRSDVVCVIARPGQSENGRLG
- a CDS encoding dihydrofolate reductase family protein → MRKVIMWDMVSVDGFFEAPGHDISWFVFEDELAAYIGETQLEADTLLFGRVTYEMMASYWPEAEGDIATFINGVEKYVFSRSLKSTDWHNTTLVTGDAVAEVEHLKALGGGTIFIFGSADFAAGLVEKGLVDEYRLGINPVLLGGGVPLFKSLPTRTTLKLTHTRPLKSGVVILHYQPQPDV
- the ubiG gene encoding bifunctional 2-polyprenyl-6-hydroxyphenol methylase/3-demethylubiquinol 3-O-methyltransferase UbiG, with translation MSETARTTIDQSEVDRFSAMAAEWWDPTGKFRPLHKFNPVRLAYIRDRVAEHFGRDPKSPQPLKGLRLLDIGCGGGLLSEPMARMGADVVGADASEKNIGIAKTHAAGSGVNVDYRAVTAEALTEAGESFDIVLNMEVVEHVADVDFFMTTCAHMVRPGGLMFVATINRTMKAAALAIFAAENVLRWLPRGTHQYEKLVRPEELEKPLVASGLELTERTGVFFNPLSNQWNLSKDMDVNYMIVAKRPL
- a CDS encoding GNAT family N-acetyltransferase, producing the protein MDLSDLRISTDRLTIRHFAPEDFDGFHAYHRLPEVYRYLYANPLDEDGARAKFAKASDPRLDADGDVAVFAVERRQDGALVGEVLLKLASKAARQAEAGYIFNPAFSGKGYATEAMRAVLDLGFFQLNFHRIFARLDPLNAGSVGVVERLGMRREAHLIQNDLFNGQWGDEFIYALLQHEWQARPKVA
- a CDS encoding DUF1178 family protein, which encodes MIRYTLSCDQGHAFEGWFSSSDDFDRQMERKLVSCPTCNSTSVAKQLMAPSVATARKKEATRALVMDQAQKETVAKIRELVKAVRDNAEDVGDRFPEEARKIHYGETDGRGLIGKATVEEAVALLEEGIAIAPLPVLPDEVN